The following DNA comes from Chloroflexota bacterium.
TGACGATACATCCACTTCCGCGAGTTTTTTCGACGGACGCACGAGCGCGACCGCGATGATTAGCCCGGTCAGTTCATCCACCGCGTAGAGCGTTTTCTCCAGCGGTGTCACGCGCGGAATGTCAAGACGGTCACCGTGCGACCAGATAGCGCGCACCCAGTCTTCGGGAAAGCCAAGTTCGCGCAAAATCTCGCCGTCCTTTTGCGGATGCTGGTCGGGAAATTTTTCGTACGCAAAGTCGTGGACGAGCCCGATGTTGCCCCACAAGTTTTCATCCTCGCCGAATTTGCGCGCGTACCATTTCATCGCGGCTTCCACCGCGAGCATATGCTTGCGGAGCAAATCGCTCTGCGTATATTCGCACACGAGTTGCCAGATTTCATTACGGTTGAGTGGATTCATTTTCGATTTGTCTCATTGCAAATGAACAATTTCTTTTACCTTGAGATCGCGTTTGCCGATGCCGATACGCAACCCACCGCCGCGTACGCGCGCTTTGGGCATAAACACCACTGAATACGCGGTGCGGCTTTCACTAATTTCAAGACGAAAATTTTTTGGATCAAAGCCGCGCGTCAATCCTTCATTCTCCGCGATG
Coding sequences within:
- a CDS encoding HD domain-containing protein is translated as MNPLNRNEIWQLVCEYTQSDLLRKHMLAVEAAMKWYARKFGEDENLWGNIGLVHDFAYEKFPDQHPQKDGEILRELGFPEDWVRAIWSHGDRLDIPRVTPLEKTLYAVDELTGLIIAVALVRPSKKLAEVDVSSVKKKWKDKAFARGVNREDIAKGAADLGVPLDEHIGNVLEALKGSAETLGV